The following coding sequences are from one Frigoribacterium sp. Leaf415 window:
- a CDS encoding L-rhamnose mutarotase, with amino-acid sequence MTADGHERYAFRLQVSPDRLTEYARRHAEVWPEMLQALHDSGWHSYSLFASPDGLLVGYVEAISLESAQAAMARTDVNARWQASMAEFFSSLDGTPPDEGFELLTQVFNLEAQLGLPGGGRYPTPHTTTTEEAS; translated from the coding sequence ATGACCGCCGACGGACACGAGCGCTACGCCTTCCGCCTGCAGGTGTCGCCGGACCGCCTGACCGAGTACGCGCGACGTCACGCCGAGGTCTGGCCCGAGATGCTGCAGGCGTTGCACGACAGCGGTTGGCACTCGTACTCGCTCTTCGCCTCACCCGACGGGCTGCTGGTCGGCTACGTCGAGGCGATCTCGCTCGAGTCAGCCCAGGCCGCCATGGCCCGCACCGACGTCAACGCCCGCTGGCAGGCCTCGATGGCCGAGTTCTTCTCCTCGCTCGACGGCACCCCGCCCGACGAGGGCTTCGAGCTGCTGACGCAGGTCTTCAACCTCGAGGCCCAACTCGGCCTCCCCGGCGGTGGCCGCTACCCCACCCCCCACACCACCACGACGGAAGAAGCATCATGA
- the rhaI gene encoding L-rhamnose isomerase has translation MTTFESIAPTLERQAIELPSWAFGNSGTRFKVFGTPGTPRTPEEKIADAARVHEYTGLAPSVALHIPWDEVDDFGALRSYAAGLGVSLGTVNSNTFQDDAYKFGSLAHSDAAVRRKAVDHHLRCLEIMHETGSRDLKIWLADGTNYPGQDSLRQRQDHLAESLAEIYAGLGDEQRLVLEYKFFEPAFYHTDVPDWGTSYAQVSALGDRALTCLDTGHHAPGTNIEFIVMQLLRLGKLGSFDFNSRFYADDDLIVGAADPFQLFRILFEVVDGGGLDVGSPVQFMLDQCHNVEDKIPGQIRSVLNVQEMTARALLVDRPALDSARASHDVLAANAVLMDAFYTDVRPALADWRESRGLPRDPMAAYLASGTPERLAAERVGGKQLSWT, from the coding sequence ATGACCACCTTCGAGTCCATCGCCCCGACGCTCGAGCGCCAGGCCATCGAGCTGCCCAGCTGGGCCTTCGGCAACTCGGGCACGCGGTTCAAGGTGTTCGGCACGCCGGGCACCCCGCGGACGCCCGAGGAGAAGATCGCCGACGCCGCCCGGGTGCACGAGTACACCGGCCTGGCGCCGAGCGTGGCGCTGCACATCCCGTGGGACGAGGTCGACGACTTCGGCGCCCTGCGCTCGTACGCGGCCGGGCTCGGCGTCTCGCTCGGCACGGTGAACTCGAACACGTTCCAGGACGACGCCTACAAGTTCGGCAGCCTGGCGCACAGCGACGCGGCCGTCCGCCGCAAGGCGGTCGACCACCACCTGCGCTGCCTCGAGATCATGCACGAGACGGGCTCGCGCGACCTCAAGATCTGGCTCGCCGACGGCACGAACTACCCCGGGCAGGACAGCCTGCGCCAGCGGCAGGACCACCTCGCCGAGTCGCTCGCCGAGATCTACGCCGGCCTCGGCGACGAGCAGCGGCTCGTGCTCGAGTACAAGTTCTTCGAGCCGGCTTTCTACCACACCGACGTGCCCGACTGGGGCACGAGCTACGCCCAGGTGAGCGCTCTCGGCGACCGGGCGCTGACGTGCCTCGACACCGGCCACCACGCCCCGGGCACCAACATCGAGTTCATCGTCATGCAGCTGCTGCGCCTCGGCAAGCTCGGCTCGTTCGACTTCAACTCGCGCTTCTACGCCGACGACGACCTGATCGTCGGGGCGGCCGACCCGTTCCAGCTGTTCCGCATCCTGTTCGAGGTCGTCGACGGCGGCGGCCTCGACGTCGGCTCACCGGTGCAGTTCATGCTCGACCAGTGCCACAACGTCGAGGACAAGATCCCCGGCCAGATCCGCAGCGTCCTGAACGTGCAAGAGATGACGGCGCGCGCCCTGCTCGTCGACCGTCCGGCGCTCGACTCCGCCCGCGCCTCCCACGACGTCCTCGCCGCGAACGCCGTGCTGATGGACGCCTTCTACACCGACGTCCGCCCGGCCCTCGCCGACTGGCGCGAGTCGCGGGGCCTGCCCCGCGACCCGATGGCCGCCTACCTCGCGAGCGGCACGCCCGAACGACTCGCCGCCGAGCGCGTCGGCGGCAAGCAGCTCAGCTGGACCTGA